One window of the Sander lucioperca isolate FBNREF2018 chromosome 5, SLUC_FBN_1.2, whole genome shotgun sequence genome contains the following:
- the samsn1a gene encoding SAM domain-containing protein SAMSN-1a: MNLFCFSLEGSMDSLYEAVQSSSDDRPTPPVPSRSSSRTCSRSCSRSCSPAVLLDDNTKWGSSGKSISMETPMQQGTNSNKKKRRTHISKSASDYETLNNPGYNTAVWQPAKSQEDLVHITNTHNEEMRKTKHRTETKEGKGAHHSGTKKKEKPPSSQSVHVNGVVTEFKPAVKRNQKTGKKPGGKSGKEGLKKSHNSTVHSPPCAMSPPMGPHYLDVPYMSDRRPYLGKSSTLPAQENATPGRCIDMVTLPGGATPTHTHHQRWSNPDDSSPAWGTIQHTCRRPLTEYRVHSRDFTMSPGKEWEGSQQQETAQDDSLKRDCKPQIPPKVPRSITDVDLSEPNRSTSFGRFEGLRHHSSQAKLEENGTTALPEECEILDPNKSAGLGKKMKAISLTMRRKMGKKHAKSFSEEAGDDTDKDPEAETESVPPAEKNSAKTSNSLESLYSGQSSSSSGGVTSESNGSGQRDSLRLEEDGSYQGQFCGRARVHTDFVPSPYDTDSLKLKVGDIINIISKPPMGIWTGMLNNKVGNFKFIYVDVLVEKEEQEEAPKIRQQKLCKRPRPKTLLELLERLNLEEYASALLLNGYQTVEDLLHLQEKHLIELNVKDPEHRRKLLAAADCRYTGDDVRDAEEHRSPHSLQEEDSDCPRDSGCFIPSECSDSKEDAEQLTDTVDS, translated from the exons ATGAACCTTTTCTGCTTCTCGCTG GAGGGGTCTATGGACAGCCTGTATGAGGCGGTGCAGAGCTCCAGTGATGACCGCCCAACACCGCCCGTCCCAAGCCGCTCCTCCAGCCGCACATGCAGCCGTTCCTGCAGCCGCTCCTGCAGTCCAGCAGTCCTGCTGGATGACAACACAAAATGGGGAAGTTCTGGGAAATCTATTTCTATG gAGACGCCTATGCAGCAGGGGACCAActctaataaaaagaaaagaag GACACACATATCCAAATCTGCATCAGATTACGAAACACTGA ATAACCCCGGCTATAATACTGCAGTCTGGCAGCCCGCCAAAAGCCAAGAAGATTTAGTCCACATCACCAACACTCATAATGAag agatgaggaagactaaacacagaacagaaaccaaagaaggaaaaggagccCATCATTCTGgcacaaagaaaaaagagaaaccgCCTTCAAGCCAG AGTGTCCATGTCAATGGCGTGGTGACAGAGTTTAAACCTGCTGTCAAAAGAAACCAAAAGACTGGAAAGAAACCAGGTGGAAAGAGCGGGAAAGAGGGGTTAAAGAAGAGTCACAACTCCACAG TGCACTCCCCACCATGCGCTATGAGCCCACCCATGGGACCCCACTATCTTGATGTGCCATACATGTCGGACAGGAGGCCCTACCTAGGCAAGTCCTCCACTCTACCCGCTCAGGAGAACGCAACCCCAGGACGCTGCATAGACATGGTCACCCTCCCTGGTGGAGCGACACCAACCCACACCCACCACCAGCGCTGGAGCAACCCAGATGACAGCAGTCCTGCCTGGGGGACCATCCAGCACACCTGCCGCAGGCCACTCACAGAGTATCGCGTGCACTCCCGGGACTTCACCATGTCCCCTGGAAAGGAGTGGGAAGGAAGTCAGCAGCAGGAAACAGCCCAGGATGACAGCTTGAAACGGGACTGTAAACCCCAGATTCCCCCAAAGGTGCCGCGATCCATTACAGATGTGGATCTATCAGAACCAAAT CGCTCCACCAGCTTTGGCAGGTTTGAGGGTCTCAGGCATCACTCTTCACAAGCCAAACTAGAGGAAAATGGAACAACTGCG CTTCCAGAAGAATGTGAGATTTTGGACCCAAACAAATCAGCTGGACTTGGGAAGAAGATGAAGGCAATTTCTCTGACCATGCGCAGAAAAATGGGCAAAAAACACGCCAAGTCTTTTTCTGAGGAGGCA GGTGATGACACAGACAAAGACCcagaggcagagacagagagtgtcCCACCAGCTGAGAAAAACTCTGCAAAGACAAGCAACTCCTTAGAGAGTCTTTACAGCGGCCAGAGCTCCTCTA GTTCAGGTGGTGTGACCAGTGAGTCCAACGGTTCTGGTCAGAGAGACAGTCTGAGGCTGGAGGAGGACGGCTCCTATCAGGGACAGTTCTGTGGCAGAGCTCGCGTCCATACAGACTTTGTTCCCAGCCCGTATGACACAGACTCCCTCAAACTCAAG GTCGGtgacatcatcaacatcatcagTAAGCCTCCGATGGGCATCTGGACAGGCATGCTTAACAACAAAGTGGGCAACTTTAAGTTCATATATGTAGATGTTTTGGTGGAGAAAGAGGAACAAGAGGAAGCTCCCAAGATCAGACAACAGAAGCTGTGCAAAAGACCTCGGCCTAAAACATTGCTGGAGTTACTGGAGCGACTGAATCTCGAG GAGTATGCCTCTGCCTTGCTGCTAAATGGCTACCAGACAGTGGAGGACCTGTTGCACCTGCAGGAGAAACACCTGATAGAGCTGAACGTCAAAGACCCTGAGCACAGACGCAAGCTGCTTGCTGCTGCTGATTGCCGCTACACAG GTGATGATGTCAGGGATGCGGAGGAGCACAGATCTCCCCACAGTCTACAGGAAGAAGACAGCGACTGTCCCAGAGACTCAGGTTGCTTCATCCCATCTGAATGTTCAGACAGCAAGGAGGACGCAGAGCAGCTCACAGACACTGTGGACTCTTAG
- the ly6d gene encoding lymphocyte antigen 6D, with protein sequence MKVLLLTLLLLLCSTQVLTLRCYTCEGDDHCKMETDCPPSAQYCQTKINGDEISRTCEEFCAEDYSTNCCESDLC encoded by the exons ATGAAGGTCCTGCTTCTCACTTTGCTGCTCCTGCTGTGTAGCACTCAAG TGCTCACACTCAGATGCTACACCTGTGAAGGTGACGACCACTGTAAGATGGAGACAGATTGCCCGCCATCAGCTCAGTACTGCCAGACCAAGATCAATG GTGACGAAATTTCTCGAACTTGTGAGGAATTCTGTGCCGAAGACTATTCCACAAACTGCTGCGAAAGCGACCTTTGCTGA
- the LOC116046528 gene encoding P2X purinoceptor 5-like isoform X3, translating into MAGSFFKGCFLSLFDYKTEKYIVAKNKKVGVLYRLIQLSFIGYIIGWVFVSKKGYQETDEAIQSSIITKLKGVSVTNTTESGLLVWGPEDYVIPPQGEAVLFVVTNFLETPNQKLGYCAENPKVLNGHCRDDKDCEEGKMIVAGNGIMSGRCLRKDENSTGTCEIYGWCPIERIFKPQSNVLETADDSFLKKCRFDQELHPYCPIFRLGDITRRAGYNFQDMATFGGSIGVVIEWDCDLDKGYSNCHPQYHFTRLDVSVSNKTIATGFNFRHTRYFKNTAGESYRSLFKVYGVQFNVMVHGKAGKFSIIPTAINVGSGLALMGAGAFICDLILLYLMKKGNSYRERKFEGYKYEKQHMEVINQNLKTTVWKTERVPQSRRSWRCCEALVRRGIVLKK; encoded by the exons ATGGCCGGGAGCTTCTTCAAAGGATGCTTCCTCTCCTTGTTCGACTATAAAACGGAAAAATACATTGTCGCCAAAAATAAGAAAGTTGGAGTTTTGTACAGACTTATTCAGTTATCTTTCATCGGTTACATTATAGG GTGGGTTTTTGTAAGCAAGAAGGGCTACCAGGAGACAGACGAGGCCATCCAGAGCTCTATTATAACTAAACTGAAGGGAGTCTCAGTGACTAACACCACTGAGTCTGGTCTGCTAGTGTGGGGACCTGAGGACTATGTCATCCCACCACAG GGTGAAGCTGTTCTGTTTGTCGTAACTAATTTCTTAGAGACGCCAAACCAGAAGCTGGGATACTGTGCTGAG AACCCCAAAGTGCTGAATGGTCACTGTCGAGATGACAAGGACTGTGAAGAGGGGAAGATGATAGTGGCTGGTAACG GAATTATGAGTGGCCGATGCTTAAGAAAAGATGAAAACTCCACTGGGACCTGTGAAATCTACGGCTGGTGTCCCATTGAAAGAATATTCAAACCACA GTCCAACGTTCTGGAAACGGCTGATGACTCCTTTTTGAAGAAATGCCGATTTGACCAGGAGCTTCACCCCTACTGCCCCATCTTTCGCCTGGGTGACATCACCAGACGAGCTGGATACAACTTCCAGGACATGGCCACATTT GGTGGTTCCATTGGCGTTGTGATAGAGTGGGACTGTGATCTTGACAAAGGCTACTCTAACTGCCATCCACAGTACCACTTTACTCGTCTGGATGTCAGCGTCTCCAACAAGACCATCGCAACAGGATTTAACTTCAG ACATACTCGGTATTTCAAAAATACTGCTGGTGAGAGCTATCGATCTCTATTCAAAGTCTATGGTGTCCAATTTAACGTCATGGTGCACGGAAAG GCCGGGAAGTTCAGCATCATCCCAACAGCCATCAATGTTGGCTCAGGGCTGGCTTTGATGGGTGCT GGAGCTTTCATCTGTGACTTGATCCTTCTCTACCTAATGAAGAAGGGCAACTCCTATCGAGAGAGAAAGTTTGAAGGATACAAGTATGAAAAGCAACACATGG AAGTAATAAATCAAAATCTGAAGACAACAGTGTGGAAGACAGAAAGGGTGCCACAGAGCAGAAGAAGCTGGCGTTGCTGTGAAGCTCTTGTAAGACGAGGCATcgtcttaaaaaaataa
- the LOC116046528 gene encoding P2X purinoceptor 5-like isoform X1: protein MAGSFFKGCFLSLFDYKTEKYIVAKNKKVGVLYRLIQLSFIGYIIGWVFVSKKGYQETDEAIQSSIITKLKGVSVTNTTESGLLVWGPEDYVIPPQGEAVLFVVTNFLETPNQKLGYCAENPKVLNGHCRDDKDCEEGKMIVAGNGIMSGRCLRKDENSTGTCEIYGWCPIERIFKPQGPLLTNAENFTIYIKNFIQFPKFTFSKSNVLETADDSFLKKCRFDQELHPYCPIFRLGDITRRAGYNFQDMATFGGSIGVVIEWDCDLDKGYSNCHPQYHFTRLDVSVSNKTIATGFNFRHTRYFKNTAGESYRSLFKVYGVQFNVMVHGKAGKFSIIPTAINVGSGLALMGAGAFICDLILLYLMKKGNSYRERKFEGYKYEKQHMEVINQNLKTTVWKTERVPQSRRSWRCCEALVRRGIVLKK, encoded by the exons ATGGCCGGGAGCTTCTTCAAAGGATGCTTCCTCTCCTTGTTCGACTATAAAACGGAAAAATACATTGTCGCCAAAAATAAGAAAGTTGGAGTTTTGTACAGACTTATTCAGTTATCTTTCATCGGTTACATTATAGG GTGGGTTTTTGTAAGCAAGAAGGGCTACCAGGAGACAGACGAGGCCATCCAGAGCTCTATTATAACTAAACTGAAGGGAGTCTCAGTGACTAACACCACTGAGTCTGGTCTGCTAGTGTGGGGACCTGAGGACTATGTCATCCCACCACAG GGTGAAGCTGTTCTGTTTGTCGTAACTAATTTCTTAGAGACGCCAAACCAGAAGCTGGGATACTGTGCTGAG AACCCCAAAGTGCTGAATGGTCACTGTCGAGATGACAAGGACTGTGAAGAGGGGAAGATGATAGTGGCTGGTAACG GAATTATGAGTGGCCGATGCTTAAGAAAAGATGAAAACTCCACTGGGACCTGTGAAATCTACGGCTGGTGTCCCATTGAAAGAATATTCAAACCACA AGGGCCTCTGCTGACAAATGCTGAAAACTTCACCATTTACATAAAGAATTTCATCCAATTTCCCAAATTCACATTTTCAAA GTCCAACGTTCTGGAAACGGCTGATGACTCCTTTTTGAAGAAATGCCGATTTGACCAGGAGCTTCACCCCTACTGCCCCATCTTTCGCCTGGGTGACATCACCAGACGAGCTGGATACAACTTCCAGGACATGGCCACATTT GGTGGTTCCATTGGCGTTGTGATAGAGTGGGACTGTGATCTTGACAAAGGCTACTCTAACTGCCATCCACAGTACCACTTTACTCGTCTGGATGTCAGCGTCTCCAACAAGACCATCGCAACAGGATTTAACTTCAG ACATACTCGGTATTTCAAAAATACTGCTGGTGAGAGCTATCGATCTCTATTCAAAGTCTATGGTGTCCAATTTAACGTCATGGTGCACGGAAAG GCCGGGAAGTTCAGCATCATCCCAACAGCCATCAATGTTGGCTCAGGGCTGGCTTTGATGGGTGCT GGAGCTTTCATCTGTGACTTGATCCTTCTCTACCTAATGAAGAAGGGCAACTCCTATCGAGAGAGAAAGTTTGAAGGATACAAGTATGAAAAGCAACACATGG AAGTAATAAATCAAAATCTGAAGACAACAGTGTGGAAGACAGAAAGGGTGCCACAGAGCAGAAGAAGCTGGCGTTGCTGTGAAGCTCTTGTAAGACGAGGCATcgtcttaaaaaaataa
- the LOC116046528 gene encoding P2X purinoceptor 5-like isoform X2, whose product MAGSFFKGCFLSLFDYKTEKYIVAKNKKVGVLYRLIQLSFIGYIIGWVFVSKKGYQETDEAIQSSIITKLKGVSVTNTTESGLLVWGPEDYVIPPQGEAVLFVVTNFLETPNQKLGYCAENPKVLNGHCRDDKDCEEGKMIVAGNGIMSGRCLRKDENSTGTCEIYGWCPIERIFKPQGPLLTNAENFTIYIKNFIQFPKFTFSKSNVLETADDSFLKKCRFDQELHPYCPIFRLGDITRRAGYNFQDMATFGGSIGVVIEWDCDLDKGYSNCHPQYHFTRLDVSVSNKTIATGFNFRHTRYFKNTAGESYRSLFKVYGVQFNVMVHGKAGKFSIIPTAINVGSGLALMGAGAFICDLILLYLMKKGNSYRERKFEGYKSNKSKSEDNSVEDRKGATEQKKLALL is encoded by the exons ATGGCCGGGAGCTTCTTCAAAGGATGCTTCCTCTCCTTGTTCGACTATAAAACGGAAAAATACATTGTCGCCAAAAATAAGAAAGTTGGAGTTTTGTACAGACTTATTCAGTTATCTTTCATCGGTTACATTATAGG GTGGGTTTTTGTAAGCAAGAAGGGCTACCAGGAGACAGACGAGGCCATCCAGAGCTCTATTATAACTAAACTGAAGGGAGTCTCAGTGACTAACACCACTGAGTCTGGTCTGCTAGTGTGGGGACCTGAGGACTATGTCATCCCACCACAG GGTGAAGCTGTTCTGTTTGTCGTAACTAATTTCTTAGAGACGCCAAACCAGAAGCTGGGATACTGTGCTGAG AACCCCAAAGTGCTGAATGGTCACTGTCGAGATGACAAGGACTGTGAAGAGGGGAAGATGATAGTGGCTGGTAACG GAATTATGAGTGGCCGATGCTTAAGAAAAGATGAAAACTCCACTGGGACCTGTGAAATCTACGGCTGGTGTCCCATTGAAAGAATATTCAAACCACA AGGGCCTCTGCTGACAAATGCTGAAAACTTCACCATTTACATAAAGAATTTCATCCAATTTCCCAAATTCACATTTTCAAA GTCCAACGTTCTGGAAACGGCTGATGACTCCTTTTTGAAGAAATGCCGATTTGACCAGGAGCTTCACCCCTACTGCCCCATCTTTCGCCTGGGTGACATCACCAGACGAGCTGGATACAACTTCCAGGACATGGCCACATTT GGTGGTTCCATTGGCGTTGTGATAGAGTGGGACTGTGATCTTGACAAAGGCTACTCTAACTGCCATCCACAGTACCACTTTACTCGTCTGGATGTCAGCGTCTCCAACAAGACCATCGCAACAGGATTTAACTTCAG ACATACTCGGTATTTCAAAAATACTGCTGGTGAGAGCTATCGATCTCTATTCAAAGTCTATGGTGTCCAATTTAACGTCATGGTGCACGGAAAG GCCGGGAAGTTCAGCATCATCCCAACAGCCATCAATGTTGGCTCAGGGCTGGCTTTGATGGGTGCT GGAGCTTTCATCTGTGACTTGATCCTTCTCTACCTAATGAAGAAGGGCAACTCCTATCGAGAGAGAAAGTTTGAAGGATACAA AAGTAATAAATCAAAATCTGAAGACAACAGTGTGGAAGACAGAAAGGGTGCCACAGAGCAGAAGAAGCTGGCGTTGCTGTGA
- the LOC116046528 gene encoding P2X purinoceptor 5-like isoform X4 produces the protein MAGSFFKGCFLSLFDYKTEKYIVAKNKKVGVLYRLIQLSFIGYIIGWVFVSKKGYQETDEAIQSSIITKLKGVSVTNTTESGLLVWGPEDYVIPPQGEAVLFVVTNFLETPNQKLGYCAENPKVLNGHCRDDKDCEEGKMIVAGNGIMSGRCLRKDENSTGTCEIYGWCPIERIFKPQGPLLTNAENFTIYIKNFIQFPKFTFSKSNVLETADDSFLKKCRFDQELHPYCPIFRLGDITRRAGYNFQDMATFGGSIGVVIEWDCDLDKGYSNCHPQYHFTRLDVSVSNKTIATGFNFRHTRYFKNTAGREVQHHPNSHQCWLRAGFDGCWSFHL, from the exons ATGGCCGGGAGCTTCTTCAAAGGATGCTTCCTCTCCTTGTTCGACTATAAAACGGAAAAATACATTGTCGCCAAAAATAAGAAAGTTGGAGTTTTGTACAGACTTATTCAGTTATCTTTCATCGGTTACATTATAGG GTGGGTTTTTGTAAGCAAGAAGGGCTACCAGGAGACAGACGAGGCCATCCAGAGCTCTATTATAACTAAACTGAAGGGAGTCTCAGTGACTAACACCACTGAGTCTGGTCTGCTAGTGTGGGGACCTGAGGACTATGTCATCCCACCACAG GGTGAAGCTGTTCTGTTTGTCGTAACTAATTTCTTAGAGACGCCAAACCAGAAGCTGGGATACTGTGCTGAG AACCCCAAAGTGCTGAATGGTCACTGTCGAGATGACAAGGACTGTGAAGAGGGGAAGATGATAGTGGCTGGTAACG GAATTATGAGTGGCCGATGCTTAAGAAAAGATGAAAACTCCACTGGGACCTGTGAAATCTACGGCTGGTGTCCCATTGAAAGAATATTCAAACCACA AGGGCCTCTGCTGACAAATGCTGAAAACTTCACCATTTACATAAAGAATTTCATCCAATTTCCCAAATTCACATTTTCAAA GTCCAACGTTCTGGAAACGGCTGATGACTCCTTTTTGAAGAAATGCCGATTTGACCAGGAGCTTCACCCCTACTGCCCCATCTTTCGCCTGGGTGACATCACCAGACGAGCTGGATACAACTTCCAGGACATGGCCACATTT GGTGGTTCCATTGGCGTTGTGATAGAGTGGGACTGTGATCTTGACAAAGGCTACTCTAACTGCCATCCACAGTACCACTTTACTCGTCTGGATGTCAGCGTCTCCAACAAGACCATCGCAACAGGATTTAACTTCAG ACATACTCGGTATTTCAAAAATACTGCTG GCCGGGAAGTTCAGCATCATCCCAACAGCCATCAATGTTGGCTCAGGGCTGGCTTTGATGGGTGCT GGAGCTTTCATCTGTGA
- the LOC116046528 gene encoding P2X purinoceptor 5-like isoform X5 produces the protein MAGSFFKGCFLSLFDYKTEKYIVAKNKKVGVLYRLIQLSFIGYIIGWVFVSKKGYQETDEAIQSSIITKLKGVSVTNTTESGLLVWGPEDYVIPPQGEAVLFVVTNFLETPNQKLGYCAENPKVLNGHCRDDKDCEEGKMIVAGNGIMSGRCLRKDENSTGTCEIYGWCPIERIFKPQGPLLTNAENFTIYIKNFIQFPKFTFSKSNVLETADDSFLKKCRFDQELHPYCPIFRLGDITRRAGYNFQDMATFGGSIGVVIEWDCDLDKGYSNCHPQYHFTRLDVSVSNKTIATGFNFRHTRYFKNTAGESYRSLFKVYGVQFNVMVHGKVNAF, from the exons ATGGCCGGGAGCTTCTTCAAAGGATGCTTCCTCTCCTTGTTCGACTATAAAACGGAAAAATACATTGTCGCCAAAAATAAGAAAGTTGGAGTTTTGTACAGACTTATTCAGTTATCTTTCATCGGTTACATTATAGG GTGGGTTTTTGTAAGCAAGAAGGGCTACCAGGAGACAGACGAGGCCATCCAGAGCTCTATTATAACTAAACTGAAGGGAGTCTCAGTGACTAACACCACTGAGTCTGGTCTGCTAGTGTGGGGACCTGAGGACTATGTCATCCCACCACAG GGTGAAGCTGTTCTGTTTGTCGTAACTAATTTCTTAGAGACGCCAAACCAGAAGCTGGGATACTGTGCTGAG AACCCCAAAGTGCTGAATGGTCACTGTCGAGATGACAAGGACTGTGAAGAGGGGAAGATGATAGTGGCTGGTAACG GAATTATGAGTGGCCGATGCTTAAGAAAAGATGAAAACTCCACTGGGACCTGTGAAATCTACGGCTGGTGTCCCATTGAAAGAATATTCAAACCACA AGGGCCTCTGCTGACAAATGCTGAAAACTTCACCATTTACATAAAGAATTTCATCCAATTTCCCAAATTCACATTTTCAAA GTCCAACGTTCTGGAAACGGCTGATGACTCCTTTTTGAAGAAATGCCGATTTGACCAGGAGCTTCACCCCTACTGCCCCATCTTTCGCCTGGGTGACATCACCAGACGAGCTGGATACAACTTCCAGGACATGGCCACATTT GGTGGTTCCATTGGCGTTGTGATAGAGTGGGACTGTGATCTTGACAAAGGCTACTCTAACTGCCATCCACAGTACCACTTTACTCGTCTGGATGTCAGCGTCTCCAACAAGACCATCGCAACAGGATTTAACTTCAG ACATACTCGGTATTTCAAAAATACTGCTGGTGAGAGCTATCGATCTCTATTCAAAGTCTATGGTGTCCAATTTAACGTCATGGTGCACGGAAAGGTGAATGCGTTTTAA